The Tubulanus polymorphus chromosome 1, tnTubPoly1.2, whole genome shotgun sequence genome contains a region encoding:
- the LOC141898615 gene encoding equilibrative nucleoside transporter 3-like: MPPTDYEESDIDAKPTTNKKRDRNKRRKYDVYYDNSTMKIGPSEIRENDDDDETTSLLLVQNGTKTIDDKYNYVFIIALIEGIGLLLPWNLFMCSKAYFIDYKLLPAGNADYRINFLSYAGLASQIPNAILNFLNLFTEKTGNANANGRITASILIMSGLFGVTVAFAIIDTTDFEETFFFITLVIIALINMCTGVWGNCYFGIIAQFPSRFLNATMTGQISSGLITSILMVVTKTGAPPRTAGIFFFISAILVCLLCFIFYLSLPCSLYFRSMYKPKSNTTEERLSTYEGLPYMKTFKKTWYNLFDVWLLRVVSLALYPAILVEIEQCDPNFFIPSHLYSDVIYIMFSICNITGGLMSFPFPKPSAKYMGLTVWLRLLAIPFFLLCNYRPGNRGNVPVVFFNDWLFWFVLIVYTVANGHAAGLTMVYAKQAAGEDKMMQKTAGMMAAFAQSIGFVFAHMTTLICNYLLVNL; the protein is encoded by the exons ATGCCACCTACGGATTACGAGGAATCTGATATTGATGCAAAACCGACAACTAACAAAAAACgggatagaaataaaagacgAAAATATGATGTTTATTATGACAATTCAACGATGAAAATTGGACCGAGTGAAATCAGAGaaaatgatgacgatgatgaaacAACGAGTTTATTATTGGTTCAAAATGGAACTAAAACTATTGACGACAA ATATAACTATGTGTTTATCATAGCATTAATAGAGGGAATTGGTTTACTTTTACCCTGGAATCTATTCATGTGTTCAAAGGCT tattttataGATTATAAACTATTACCAGCCGGAAATGCAGATTATAGAATTAATTTTCTCAGTTATGCCGGATTAGCTTCACAAATACCGAACGCGATATTAAACTTTCTGAATTTATTCACTGAAAAAACAGGAAA CGCGAACGCAAACGGTCGAATAACAGCGAGTATATTAATAATGAGTGGTTTGTTTGGTGTTACTGTCGCATTCGCTATTATTGACACAACTGACT TCGAAGAGACGTTTTTCTTCATAACACTAGTGATAATTGCTCTCATAAATA TGTGCACTGGTGTTTGGGGAAACTGTTATTTCGGTATCATCGCCCAGTTTCCATCCAGATTCCTGAATGCTACTATGACTGGACAG ATATCGTCAGGCTTGATCACTTCAATCCTAATGGTTGTGACAAAAACAG GAGCTCCACCAAGAACTGCaggaatatttttctttatctcAGCAATACTAGTTTGTTTATTGTGTTTCATTTTCTATCTGTCACTACCCTGTTCA CTTTATTTCAGATCTATGTACAAACCAAAGTCGAATACAACGGAAGAAAGATTATCCACTTATGAAGGATTACCGTATATGAAAACATTCAAAAAG ACTTGGTATAATCTGTTTGATGTGTGGTTACTACGAGTGGTGTCACTCGCTCTTTATCCGGCAATATTAGTAGAAATCGAACAATGCGACCCAAATTTCTTCATTCCAA GCCATCTTTATTCGgatgttatatatataatgttcAGCATTTGTAACATCACCGGTGGTTTAATGAGTTTTCCGTTCCCAAAG CCCTCCGCTAAATACATGGGATTGACAGTTTGGCTTCGACTTTTGGCGATTCCATTCTTTTTACTGTGTAACTATAGACCtggtaataggggtaatgtaCCTGTCGTATTCTTCAATGATTGGTTGTTCTGGTTTGTCCTGATAGTTTATACAGTAGCGAATGGTCACGCTGCTGGTCTCACGATGGTTTACGCAAAACA AGCGGCAGGTGAAGATAAGATGATGCAGAAAACTGCTGGTATGATGGCTGCATTTGCTCAAAGTATTGGATTCGTTTTTGCTCATATGACAACTcttatttgtaattatctccTTGTAAATTTGTAG